A single window of Clostridiaceae bacterium DNA harbors:
- a CDS encoding ornithine cyclodeaminase family protein: MKTLLLSQEEVKSLITMEEVVEICDKTFQGMGDGTVINPTKLTLDLGEASSYPPYEGFMNAMPAYIGWLDVAGLKWVGGFLGERKKMGLPFLTSLILLINPRIGNFKAVMEGAHITNLRTGAQTAIFLKYLVDKKSINIGLYGAGMQGHTQTEAISKVLDIDELRVYDINKEAALRFARNMEHAVKGRIIIVDDPKEAAEGDAIITVTQSKERFVKNDWIKPGSMFFPMGSYQECENDLILNMDKIIVDHVQQSLHRGALKELNHQGKITEEHISATIGELAIGKKTIKINNNERFLCIPIGTGALDVAVAEIVYNKAVKRGIGGSYEFA, from the coding sequence ATGAAAACACTTTTATTAAGTCAGGAAGAAGTAAAAAGTCTTATTACCATGGAAGAAGTTGTAGAAATTTGTGATAAAACTTTTCAAGGTATGGGAGACGGTACTGTAATTAATCCAACCAAACTTACTCTTGATTTAGGTGAGGCAAGTTCCTATCCTCCTTATGAAGGATTTATGAATGCTATGCCTGCATATATAGGCTGGCTGGATGTAGCAGGACTTAAGTGGGTAGGAGGTTTCCTGGGAGAAAGAAAGAAAATGGGTCTTCCATTTTTAACCTCCCTGATACTTTTGATTAATCCCAGAATCGGAAATTTCAAAGCTGTTATGGAAGGTGCCCATATTACTAATCTTAGAACAGGTGCCCAGACTGCCATTTTTCTTAAATATCTGGTAGATAAAAAGTCAATAAATATTGGACTTTACGGTGCAGGAATGCAAGGCCATACTCAGACGGAAGCTATTTCCAAGGTTCTGGATATTGATGAACTAAGAGTTTATGATATTAATAAAGAAGCTGCATTAAGATTTGCAAGGAATATGGAACATGCAGTAAAGGGAAGAATTATTATTGTGGATGACCCTAAGGAAGCAGCCGAAGGAGATGCGATAATAACTGTTACTCAGTCAAAAGAAAGATTTGTGAAGAATGATTGGATTAAACCAGGGTCCATGTTCTTTCCCATGGGGTCATACCAGGAGTGCGAAAATGATTTAATATTAAATATGGACAAGATTATAGTTGACCATGTACAGCAAAGCTTACACAGAGGAGCACTTAAAGAATTAAATCATCAGGGTAAGATTACTGAGGAGCATATTAGTGCCACAATCGGAGAACTGGCTATAGGCAAGAAGACTATAAAGATAAATAATAATGAGCGCTTCTTATGTATACCTATTGGTACAGGAGCACTGGATGTAGCTGTTGCAGAAATTGTATATAATAAGGCTGTTAAAAGAGGAATAGGTGGCTCTTATGAATTTGCATAA
- a CDS encoding zinc ribbon domain-containing protein, producing the protein MKSIKPGRGPSGLSFIGSVFSIIFGVFWTIMAFKITSFSPFGIVGTIFPLFGISFIIYGIFQAVYHYRNATGKDRYSIFDITGPHEEGDPSERWIRKNLAEENQYDYREEKQYGDKYFSQQDLSEQEYNYCPHCGLKLQKIYNFCPNCGEKLK; encoded by the coding sequence ATGAAGAGTATAAAACCAGGCAGAGGACCGTCAGGACTTTCTTTTATTGGATCAGTTTTTTCAATCATCTTCGGTGTGTTCTGGACAATAATGGCATTTAAAATAACCTCCTTTTCCCCCTTTGGGATAGTAGGTACAATTTTCCCGCTGTTTGGAATTTCATTTATTATTTATGGCATTTTCCAGGCTGTATATCATTATAGAAATGCTACGGGAAAAGACCGGTATTCCATTTTTGATATAACAGGGCCACACGAAGAGGGGGATCCATCAGAAAGATGGATAAGAAAAAACCTTGCTGAAGAAAACCAATATGATTACAGGGAAGAAAAACAATATGGGGACAAGTATTTTAGTCAACAGGATTTATCAGAACAGGAGTATAATTATTGCCCACACTGTGGTTTAAAGCTGCAGAAAATATATAATTTTTGTCCTAATTGTGGGGAAAAACTAAAATAG